The Erigeron canadensis isolate Cc75 chromosome 4, C_canadensis_v1, whole genome shotgun sequence genome window below encodes:
- the LOC122595688 gene encoding serine carboxypeptidase 24 isoform X1, producing the protein MYRAHHHMMMINLVVMCLVLGSLFTKTNTTSITQGQEKDRITALPGQPNVTFSQYSGYVTVHKRHGRALFYWLIEAASQNPQLKPLVLWLNGGPGCSSIAYGASEEIGPFRIHKNAQSLYLNKYSWNIEANILFLESPAGVGFSYTNTSSNRRDSGDKRTARDALKFLREWMSRFPQYKYREFYIAGESYAGHYVPQLANKIHNYNKRHHDPIINLKGFIVGNAVTDNKYDNIGTVDYWWSHSIISDTTYKSIMSACKFTSSKFTEKCDNAINYAWNNEFGEIDQYSIYTPSCNKSSANVAPKRLKNTLVRRHISGYDPCIERNSEKYYNRRDVQEAMHANITGISYKWTACSDELLENWKDSQFSMLPTYRKLIKNGYRIWVFSGDTDSVVPVTATRTSLSHLNLTVKTPWYPWYLKGQVGGWTEVYEGLTFATVRGAGHEVPLFQPQRAFLLFQQFLAGKNLPKNK; encoded by the exons ATGTATAGAGCTCATCAtcatatgatgatgataaatcTAGTTGTAATGTGTTTGGTTTTGGGTTCCTTATTTACCAAGACCAACACAACTTCAATAACCCAAGGACAAGAAAAGGATCGAATTACGGCATTGCCAGGGCAGCCGAACGTGACGTTTTCCCAATATTCGGGTTATGTAACAGTCCACAAGAGACATGGTCGAGCCCTTTTCTACTGGTTGATTGAAGCCGCATCTCAAAATCCACAACTCAAGCCTCTTGTTCTTTGGCTCAATGGAG GTCCAGGTTGCTCATCAATAGCATATGGAGCCTCAGAAGAAATTGGACCATTTAGAATTCACAAGAATGCCCAGTCCCTCTATCTCAATAAATATTCATGGAACATAG aGGCAAATATTCTCTTTCTCGAATCTCCAGCTGGTGTCGGTTTTTCGTATACAAACACAAGCTCTAACCGTAGAGACTCGGGTGACAAAAGAACTG CCAGGGATGCACTTAAATTCCTCAGAGAATGGATGTCAAGATTTCCACAATACAAATACAGAGAGTTTTATATAGCCGGAGAAAGTTATGCAG GTCATTATGTTCCTCAACTAGCGAACAAAATCCACAATTACAACAAGAGGCATCATGATCCAATCATCAACCTAAAAGGGTTCATT GTAGGGAATGCAGTAACAGATAACAAGTATGATAACATTGGGACAGTGGACTATTGGTGGAGTCATTCTATCATATCAGATACAACCTACAAATCAATCATGAGTGCTTGTAAATTCACATCATCAAAATTCACAGAAAAATGCGATAATGCAATCAACTACGCATGGAATAATGAGTTTGGGGAGATTGATCAGTACAGTATATATACACCTTCTTGTAACAAGTCATCAGCCAACGTTGCACCAAAAAGGCTTAAGAACACACTTGTACGCAGACATATTTCGGGTTATGATCCTTGCATTGAAAGAAACTCAGAAAAGTATTATAACCGGCGTGATGTACAAGAAGCAATGCACGCAAATATCACTGGGATTTCCTATAAGTGGACTGCTTGCAG TGACGAACTTCTCGAAAACTGGAAGGATTCTCAGTTTTCAATGTTACCAACGTACAGGAAACTAATCAAGAATGGTTATCGAATTTGGGTGTTTAG TGGTGACACAGATTCGGTTGTACCAGTTACCGCCACTCGGACTTCATTGAGCCATCTCAATCTCACGGTCAAGACTCCATGGTACCCGTGGTACTTAAAGGGCCAG GTAGGAGGATGGACTGAAGTGTATGAGGGACTAACCTTTGCCACGGTCCGAGGAGCCGGGCATGAAGTCCCTTTGTTCCAGCCTCAAAGAGCATTTCTTCTATTCCAACAATTCTTGGCTGGCAAAAACTTACCAAAAAACAAGTAG
- the LOC122595688 gene encoding serine carboxypeptidase 24 isoform X2: MYRAHHHMMMINLVVMCLVLGSLFTKTNTTSITQGQEKDRITALPGQPNVTFSQYSGYVTVHKRHGRALFYWLIEAASQNPQLKPLVLWLNGGPGCSSIAYGASEEIGPFRIHKNAQSLYLNKYSWNIEANILFLESPAGVGFSYTNTSSNRRDSGDKRTARDALKFLREWMSRFPQYKYREFYIAGESYAGHYVPQLANKIHNYNKRHHDPIINLKGFIVGNAVTDNKYDNIGTVDYWWSHSIISDTTYKSIMSACKFTSSKFTEKCDNAINYAWNNEFGEIDQYSIYTPSCNKSSANVAPKRLKNTLVRRHISGYDPCIERNSEKYYNRRDVQEAMHANITGISYKWTACSDELLENWKDSQFSMLPTYRKLIKNGYRIWVFRFGCTSYRHSDFIEPSQSHGQDSMVPVVLKGPGRRMD; the protein is encoded by the exons ATGTATAGAGCTCATCAtcatatgatgatgataaatcTAGTTGTAATGTGTTTGGTTTTGGGTTCCTTATTTACCAAGACCAACACAACTTCAATAACCCAAGGACAAGAAAAGGATCGAATTACGGCATTGCCAGGGCAGCCGAACGTGACGTTTTCCCAATATTCGGGTTATGTAACAGTCCACAAGAGACATGGTCGAGCCCTTTTCTACTGGTTGATTGAAGCCGCATCTCAAAATCCACAACTCAAGCCTCTTGTTCTTTGGCTCAATGGAG GTCCAGGTTGCTCATCAATAGCATATGGAGCCTCAGAAGAAATTGGACCATTTAGAATTCACAAGAATGCCCAGTCCCTCTATCTCAATAAATATTCATGGAACATAG aGGCAAATATTCTCTTTCTCGAATCTCCAGCTGGTGTCGGTTTTTCGTATACAAACACAAGCTCTAACCGTAGAGACTCGGGTGACAAAAGAACTG CCAGGGATGCACTTAAATTCCTCAGAGAATGGATGTCAAGATTTCCACAATACAAATACAGAGAGTTTTATATAGCCGGAGAAAGTTATGCAG GTCATTATGTTCCTCAACTAGCGAACAAAATCCACAATTACAACAAGAGGCATCATGATCCAATCATCAACCTAAAAGGGTTCATT GTAGGGAATGCAGTAACAGATAACAAGTATGATAACATTGGGACAGTGGACTATTGGTGGAGTCATTCTATCATATCAGATACAACCTACAAATCAATCATGAGTGCTTGTAAATTCACATCATCAAAATTCACAGAAAAATGCGATAATGCAATCAACTACGCATGGAATAATGAGTTTGGGGAGATTGATCAGTACAGTATATATACACCTTCTTGTAACAAGTCATCAGCCAACGTTGCACCAAAAAGGCTTAAGAACACACTTGTACGCAGACATATTTCGGGTTATGATCCTTGCATTGAAAGAAACTCAGAAAAGTATTATAACCGGCGTGATGTACAAGAAGCAATGCACGCAAATATCACTGGGATTTCCTATAAGTGGACTGCTTGCAG TGACGAACTTCTCGAAAACTGGAAGGATTCTCAGTTTTCAATGTTACCAACGTACAGGAAACTAATCAAGAATGGTTATCGAATTTGGGTGTTTAG ATTCGGTTGTACCAGTTACCGCCACTCGGACTTCATTGAGCCATCTCAATCTCACGGTCAAGACTCCATGGTACCCGTGGTACTTAAAGGGCCAG GTAGGAGGATGGACTGA
- the LOC122595654 gene encoding uncharacterized protein LOC122595654 has translation MSKKMKGVAFNPSSSHVSYEDVRSRFKYQTLIQDFFELQKETDVARNNLVVMKQRKQTLEAEVRFLRRRRKFLLKTRSSTPQQWQSQNMETTQYRKNKKEKFNPKKDATLPNLPPIHNLKQKGRVYIEKKNMVPSRPPIVFDLDQSVNMHGVNLNQRVIGNMSPGAEFSQKESGISGKEAAVQARAPIFDLNQISMEEEEEAQESFEDQRKEQTDLKLSICRNVGDGSTNRSGKRKISWQDPVALRV, from the exons ATGAGTAAAAAGATGAAAGGTGTTGCCTTTAATCCATCATCTTCTCATGTTTCTTATGAAGATGTTAGGTCAAGATTTAAGTATCAGACACTTATCCAAGATTTCTTTGAGTTACAAAAG GAAACAGATGTTGCAAGAAACAACTTGGTGGTCATGAAGCAAAGGAAACAGACTTTAGAAGCCGAAGTTAG GTTCTTGAGGAGAAGACGCAAATTTCTACTGAAAACAAGATCATCAACTCCACAACAATGGCAATCACAGAATATGGAAACAACCCAATACAGGAAAAACAAGAAAGAGAAGTTTAACCCAAAAAAGGATGCAACTTTGCCCAATTTGCCCCCAATTCACAACCTCAAACAAAAGGGAAGAGTGTATATTGAGAAGAAAAACATGGTTCCAAGTAGACCACCCATTGTTTTTGACTTGGATCAAAGTGTTAATATGCATGGTGTCAATCTAAACCAAAGGGTAATAGGAAACATGTCTCCTGGTGCGGAATTTAGTCAGAAAGAAAGCGGTATTAGTGGTAAAGAAGCCGCAGTTCAAGCAAGAGCTCCTATATTTGACTTGAACCAGATATCA atggaagaagaagaagaagcacaAGAGAGCTTTGAGGATCAAAGAAAAGAACAAACCGACTTAAAGCTGTCGATTTGCCGAAATGTTGGTGATGGTTCGACAAATCGTTCAGGAAAAAGGAAGATCTCATGGCAAGATCCTGTGGCTTTAAGGGTATGA